Below is a window of Actinomycetota bacterium DNA.
ATAGCCACGCCGCGCATGGCCCTCACCGCGGCCGAGTACCTCGCCTTCGAGCAGGACATGCAGGTGCTGGTCATCCTCACCGACATGACCTACTACTGCGAGGCTCTGCGCGAGATCTCGGCGGCGCGCAAGGAGGTGCCGGGAAGGCGGGGGTATCCGGGCTACCTCTACACCGACCTGGCTACCATCTACGAGCGGGCGGGAAGGATCAAGGGCGCCAAGGGATCCATCACCCAGATCCCGGTGCTCTCCATGCCCGACGACGACAAGACCCATCCCATCCCCGACCTCACTGGGTACATCACCGAGGGGCAGATCATCCTCTCGCGCGACCTGCACCGTCGGGGCATCTATCCGCCGGTGGACGTGCTGCCCTCCCTCTCCCGCCTCAAGGAGAAGGGCATCGGGGAGGGAAAGACCCGCGAGGACCATTCCGGGCTCTCCAACCAGCTTTTCGCCGCCTACGCGCGGGGCAAGGAGGCGAGGGAGCTCTCCATCATCCTGGGCGAAGCCGCCCTTTCCGAGGAGGACAAGCTGTTCGTCAAGTACTCCGACGAGTTCGAGGAGCGCTTCATCCGCCAGGGAGAGTACGAGAACCGCAGCATCGAGGAGACGCTCTCCATCGGCTGGGACCTGCTGAGGATCCTGCCGCGCTCTGAACTGAAGAGGGTCAAGGAGGAGCAGATAGAGCGCTACATGAAGGCGGAGGTGGCGGGTTAATTGGCGCGCATAAACGTCAACCCCAACCGCATGGAGCTCCTCAAGCTCCGCAAGCGCGCGGCCATAGCCAGGCGCGGCCACAAGCTGCTCAAGGACAAGCTGGACGAGCTCATGAAGCAGTTCATGTCCCTGGTGAAGCAATGCGGCGCCCTGCGCGACCAGGTGGAGGAGAAGCTCGCCGAGGCCTACACCATCTTCTCCATCGCCCGCTCCGAGGTCACCACGGAAGAGGTGCGGGAATCCCTGGCGTTGAGCCCCGCCACCCTGGAGGTGGACGTGAGCAGGGAGAACATCGTGGGCGTGAAGGTGCCGCATTTCGAGCTGAGGCAGGAGGGGGGGTACGACTGCTACAGCCTCTCCACCGCCCCCATGGCCTTCGACGCCGCCCTGCAGCACTACCGCGAGCTCATGCCGTCGCTGCTTACGCTAGCGGAACTGGAGAACAACCTCAAGCTGCTGGCGGACGAGATCGAAAGAACGCGCCGCCGCGTGAACGCCCTGGAGTACGTGCTCATCCCGTCCCTCG
It encodes the following:
- a CDS encoding V-type ATP synthase subunit D, with protein sequence MARINVNPNRMELLKLRKRAAIARRGHKLLKDKLDELMKQFMSLVKQCGALRDQVEEKLAEAYTIFSIARSEVTTEEVRESLALSPATLEVDVSRENIVGVKVPHFELRQEGGYDCYSLSTAPMAFDAALQHYRELMPSLLTLAELENNLKLLADEIERTRRRVNALEYVLIPSLEETVVYITMKLDEMERSYRTQLMKIKSMQ
- a CDS encoding V-type ATP synthase subunit B, producing MAKEYFTVREIVGPLILMEGVEGAKYNELVEVEFPDGSVGYGNVLEVEEDVVLLQSFEATSGLNVAQTRVRFTGKSLELPVSRDILGRVFDGLGRPLDKGPRVMPEKRLDINGNPINPYARDFPTDFIQTGISSIDGLNPLVRGQKLPIFSGAGLPHNRVAAQIARQSGVLGEREEFAVVFAAMGITFEEADFFIREFRDQAALERSVLFINLADDPAIERIATPRMALTAAEYLAFEQDMQVLVILTDMTYYCEALREISAARKEVPGRRGYPGYLYTDLATIYERAGRIKGAKGSITQIPVLSMPDDDKTHPIPDLTGYITEGQIILSRDLHRRGIYPPVDVLPSLSRLKEKGIGEGKTREDHSGLSNQLFAAYARGKEARELSIILGEAALSEEDKLFVKYSDEFEERFIRQGEYENRSIEETLSIGWDLLRILPRSELKRVKEEQIERYMKAEVAG